The Iamia sp. SCSIO 61187 genomic sequence GGGGGCCTCGCAGCCGGGGAAGGCGCAGTGCCTCGCGTGGCGGAACCGGAGTGCTCGGCGTTGGGCCCGGTTGGCGAGCCTGATGTCCTTGCCGGCGTCGAGGACCTCGCCGTCGGCGGCGATGACCAGCCGGTGCACGTCGGCCCCGCAGAGGAGGCGGTGGAGGGAGGCGGGGGCGAGCGGGGTGCCGTCGATGAGCTCGCAGATGCGGGTGCGGAGGTCCTCGTCGTCGTCGATGGGAAGGCCTTGGAGGGTTCGCTCGTCGCAGATGACCTCGACCGACGGGCGGGGGGCGCCGTGCTTGGTGCCGGGGCGGCCCTTGCGGGCGAAGATCTGGACCACGGCGTACCCTCGCCGCTCGGCCGGGCTCATCCCGTCGACGGCGGAGAAGGTGCCGACCCGGAACAGCTCGTCGACCTCGGCGTCGATGGCGGAGCGGACGATGGTGCCGTCCTCGGCGCAGAGCTCGGCATCGAGGACCCACCGGCCCTCGAAGGTCTGCGACATGTCGACCCGGGCCCGGGGCGCCTCGCCGGGCTCGGGTCCGTCGGGATCGATCCAGCCGATGTGGAGCCGGGCCTGTTGCTGCCAGGCCCGCAGGAACCGGCCGGCGCCGTCGACGCGCAGGCGGGCGACCTCGGAGACCAGGTAGGCCTCGTGCTCGGCGAACACCTCGGCCAGCTCCGGGGTGCACACGTCGACAAGGTGGACGACCTTGGCCCGGCCCAGGCGCCCGGACCGGAAGGCAGCCTCCACGACCGGCATCGACTGCAGCGCCTGAGACATGGTCACGTCGGACGCTCGGTCACGTCGGGCTCGTAGGTGACCGGCACGTCGGGCAGGGGGACGTTCTCGGCGTCGCGCAGGTCGGGGTCGGGCTGCACCACGCCCCTCGCTCCCGTCACCATGGGGGCGTCGGGGTCACGCACGGCGAGGGCGTCGAGCAGCGCCTTCTCCAGCGGCTTGCCCTTGGCGCCGGCGACAGCGAGGAGATCGGCCACCACCGGCGCCACCTCGGCCAGGGACGACCACGCCGAGCCCACCCGCTCCGTGACGGCGGCGAGGAGGGCGCCCCGGGCGTCGTCGTCGAGCTTGGCCACGGGCTTGGCCGCCTCGACGGCTGCCGCGGTCTCGGGCGTGACCTCCCAGCGGAGGCGGAGCGGGCGCTCGACGGTGATGCGCTGGAAGCCGAACGCCGTGTTCGGGAAGACCTTCACCCGCTCGTCGTCGCGCAGCTCGTCGTGGGCGCCGTCGGCGTAGAGCCGGGTGATCTCGGCGATCTGCTCGTCGCTCACCTGCTTGCGCTTGTCGCCCAGGCTCTTGCGCATCTTGACCCACTTGTCGCGGGCGTCGACGAGCATGACCTTGCCCCGGCGAGCGGGCGCCTTCCGGTTGGTGACGACCCAGAAGTAGGTCGAGATGCCGGTGTTGTAGAAGAGCTGGTCCGGCAGGGCGACCACCGCCTCGAGCCAGTCGTGCTCGATGATCCAGCGGCGGATCTCGGACTCCCCCGAGCCGGCGGCGCCGGTGAACAGCGGGCTGCCGTTGAAGACGATCGCCAGCCGGCTGCCGCCGTCGGCGACGGGCTTCATCTTGGCGATCATGTGCTGGAGGAACATCAGCGAGCCGTCGTTGATGCGGGGCAGGCCCGCCCCGAACCGGCCGTCGAAGCCGAGCGTCTCGTGCTCGTCGCGCACCGCCTTCTCGACCTTCTTCCACTCCACCCCGAACGGGGGGTTGGCGAGCATGTAGTGGAAGGTCTCGCCGGCGAGGTGGTCCTCGCTGAAGCTGTTGCCGAGGTGGATGTTGGCGGCGTTCTCGCCCTTCAGCAGCATGTCGCTGCGGCAGGTGGCGTAGGACTCGGGGTTGAGCTCCTGGCCGAAGGTCCGCAGCGTCGCCTTCTCGTTGGCGTCGTGCAACCAGTCGGTGGCGACGGTGAGCATGCCGCCCGTGCCGCACGCCGGGTCGTAGAGGTCGCGGACCACCGCCCCCTGGCTCGACAGCGCCTCGGCGTCCTCGCTGAAGAGGAGGGCGACCATCAGGCGGATCACCTCGCGCGGCGTGAAGTGCTCGCCCGCTGTCTCGTTCGACTGCTCCGAGAAGCGGCGGATCAGCTCCTCGTACACGTAGCCCATCTCCTCGTTGGAGACGGCGTCGGGATGGAGGTCGACCGAGGCGAAGCGCGACAGCACCTGGTAGAGCAGCCCGGCCTTGGCCAGCCGCTCGACCTGGGCGGGGAACCCGAAGTGGTCGAAGGTCTCGGTGACGGTCGGCGAGAACGACCGGATGTACTGCTGGAGGTTCAGCTCCAGGTCGTCCGGGGCGTCGAGCAGCCGGTGGATCGTGAAGCGGCTGTGGTTCCACACGCCCCTCACGCCGGTGATGGCGGACAGCTTGGCGTCGAGCGACGCGTCTCCGCCGGTGTGGGCCTCGTAGGTGTCGTGGACCCGGTCCTTGGTCGGGGCGAGGACGCAGTCGAGCCGCCGAAGGGTGACCAGCGGGAGGACGACCCGCCCGTACTCCGACTGCTTGTAGTCACCCCGCAGGAGGTCGGCCACCGACCACACGAAGGCGACCTTCTCGCTGAACCGCTCCACTCGTCTCCTCCGCCCAGCCGTGCGCCGGCCTCGCAGGCTAGGACACCCGCCGACACCCCTAGCCTGCCGCCATGGGGATCCGGGACAGGGCCATGGCGGCGACGGTGCTCAAGGCCATCGACCGGGCGGTCGAGACCCGGTGGGATGCGGCCCTGAGCCGGGCGGCGGCGGCGACCGGAGACCGAGACGAGCGGGTCGCCCGGGTGACCGACTCCCTCAGCACCGAGCTGGCCGCGGTCGGCGCGGCCACGGGAGGGGTCGCCGCCCTGCCCGGGGTCGGCACGATCGCCTCGCTGGCCGCATCGACCGCCGACGTGGCGTGGACCACGACCCGGGCCTGCGACATCGTGATGGCGATCGGCGCCGTGCACGGCCACACCGACGCCCCGGCCGTGGTGCGCAAGGCATGGGTCGTCGCCGTGCTCGGCTACGGCGCCGAAGCGGCGCCCGAGCTGGCGCGGATCCTCGGCTCGCAGGAGGCGGCCGCCCAAGACCGGGCCCGAGGGAGGCTCTCGGGCGGGTCCCTCGCCGCCCTGAACCAGGGCTTCGGGCGGGCGCTCATCAGCAAGTGGGCTCTGCGGAGGCTGGCCGCCAGCGTGGGCAAGGCGCTCCCCTTCGGGATCGGCGCCGTGTTCGGCGGCGTGGCCAACCGGGCCAGCGCCCGCGCCATCGCCCGCCATGCCGATGGCCTCTTCCGCCAGGTCGGGGACCCGGCCCCCGCCGCCCCGCCCACCTCCGAGCCCACCCCGCAGCCGTAGCCTCGACGCCGTGAGCGACCTCCCCGCATCCAGCGAGGGTCACGGCAAGGGGTGGCGCGACCGCCTCACGCCCGACGAGATCACCCGCACCGTCATCGACGCCGTCCACACCGGCGCCGAGTCCCGGTGGGAGCCGGCCCAGCGGCGGGCCGCGGCGCTGTTCGGCGTGACCCACGAGCAGAAGCTCATCGCCGTCCGCAAGCACTTCCAGAAGGAGGTGGTCGGGCTGGGCACCGCGACCGGTGCGGTGGCTGCCCTGCCCGGGGCGGGCACGGCCACGGCGCTCGCCACCGGCGTGGCCGACATCGGGTGGGTCACGGTGCGCAACGCCGACCTGATCCTCACCGTGGCCGCCATCCACGGCCACACCGAGGCCGAGGTCGAGGAGCGCACGGCGTGGATCCTCGCGGTCCTCGTCTTCGGCGACGACGCCGCCGCCAGCTTCGACCAGCTGGCCCGGGAGCTGGGCAAGAAGGCCGCCTCGGTCGCCACCTCGGCGACGATGAAGAAGATGAACAAGGCCATGGCCAAGAAGGTGTTCAAGAGCTACGGCACCAAGAAGGGCGCGCTGGCGCTGGGCAAGGCCCTGCCGTTCGGGGTGGGGGCCGTCTTCGGGGCCACGTCCAGCTACCGCGGCCTGAAGGCGCTGATCCGCGACGCCGACCTCTTCTTCCGCCAGATCCCCCGCGCCGACGCCACCCCGACGCTGGCGACGACGGTCGACCTGGCCAAGGGCGACGACGAAGCCTGACCAGCGGGGCCGCCGACGCGCCGGTACGGTCGCCGGCCATGACCATCGAGCTGGTTCCCCTCTGCGACGTCGACATCACCCTCTCGGACCAGGTGCTGGTGGGCGAGGGCCCGTCGGGGCTCCGGGTGGTCGCCGAGGTCGGCGGCATCGTCGTCGAGGGCGACCGCCTCCGGGGCGGGGGCAGAGGCACGTCCGGCGCCGACTGGGTGACGATCGTGGGCGGGATCGCCACCGTCGACGTCCGCTTCACGATCGAGACCCACGACGGGGCCGTCGTCTACGTCACCTACACCGGACGCAGCGACTTCCGCGAGGGGCCGGGTGCCCACCCGATCTACGCCGCCCCGAAGTTCGAGACGGGCGACGAGCGCTACGCCTGGCTCAACCTGGTCCAAGCGGTGTCCAAGGGCACCCTCGACGGGGACCACGTCCGCTACGAGATCGCCGAGGTCCGCTGATGGCGCCGATCAGCATGTCCTGCTCCCGCACCTACCCGGTCCCCCTCGAGGACGCCTTCCGCGGCGGCTTCACGACCCCGCTCACCGAGGTGTTCGACCGTCGCTACGGGCCGATCCCGCCCATCGTCGAGGTCGACCAGGGTGACGACTGGGGCACGCCGGGCGCGACCCGGACCATCACGACGTCGGACGGCGGGACGATGGAGGAGCGCCTCCTGACCGTCGACGCGCCCCACTCGTTCTCCTACGAGCTCACCGTGGCCGGCGGGCCGCTCAAGCCCCTCATCGCCCGGATCGAGGGGACCTGGCGGTTCGAGACCGTCGGCACCGGCTCGCGCATCACGTGGGCCTGGGTCCTGCACCCGACCTCGGGGGCGGCGGCCGTCCCCCTGCGCGCCTTCCCCCGGATCTGGCGGGGCTACGCCCGTCGTGCCCTCGACCGCATCGAGGAGCTGATCCTCGCCTCCTGAGCGAACGGGCGAGCGGGAGGTGCCGGGCATATGGTCCTCGCCATGGTCGACGCCCCCACCGCCCGGCACCTGTACCAGAGGCTCGAGCCGCTGCACGGCTTCATCTACTTCTCCTCGGAGGCGGCCGAGGAGTACGCCACCCTCGGGCTCACCGGCCAGGACGGCTACTTCGCCTCCCGCGCCGCCGCGATGGGGGCGGTCGGTCCCGAGGTGGTCATCGCCACCTTCTTCAACTTCCAGCCCCACCTGGTGCGCAACGCCCTCCCGGCGGCGTGGGACATCACCACGCCGGCCGAGGTCCTGGCCGCCCGGCTCCGGGGGGCGGACGCCACCCTGCGCCGGGTCATCGGCGAGGCCGAGGGCGTGTCGATCGACGACGCCGAGCTGGCCGAGGCCGCCGCCCTGGCCCGCACCGCGGCCGAGGCCTGCCGCCACGAGGGGCGGCCCCTCTACGCCGCCCACGCCGCCCTGCCCTGGCCGGTGGAGCCGCACCTCCAGCTGTTCCACGCCGTCACCCTCCTGCGCGAGCACCGGGGCGACGGCCACGTCGCCGCCCTGACCCTGGAGAACCTCGACAACGGCGACGTCCTGGTCACCCATGCCGCCAGCGACGACTTCGGCCTCCCCGACTGGATCCTCCAGCGCACCCGCGGCTTCTCCGACGAGGAGTGGGCCGCGGCCAAGGACCGGGTGCGGGCCCGTGGCCTCATCGACGACGAGGACCGCCTCACCGCCGAGGGCAAGGAGCTGCGCCAGCGCATCGAGGACCGCACCGACGCCGCCGCCCTCCCGCCGTGGCAGGCGCTGGGCGACGAGGGCTGCGCCCGGCTCCTCGAGGTCGCCCGCCCCTACGGCCGAGCCGTGCTCAAGAGCGGCATCTTCGGCGGCCCCCCGGGGTGAGCCCCGAGGTCCTCGTCGGACGGACGGCCGAGATCGACGACGCCCTGCTGCGCCAGACGCGAACCCTGATGGACCGGGCCTTCGATGACTTCACCGACCATGACTGGGTCCACGGCCTGGGCGGCCACCACGTGCTCGTCGTCGAGGAGGGCATGGTCGTCGCCCACGCAGCGGTCGTCCGCCGCACCCTGTGGGTCGGCGACGACGCCGTCGCAGCCGGATACGTCGAGTCGGTGGCGACCGACCCCGACGTCCAGGGGCGCGGGCACGGCTCGACCGCCATGGCGCGGATCGACGAGCTGGTCCGGCGGCACCACGAGCTCGGCGCCCTGGCGACGAGCCGGCACGGGTTCTACGAGCGGCTCGGCTGGGAGCGGTGGCGGGGCCTGACCTTCGTGCGAGGAGCCGACGGCACGGCCCATCGCACCGCCGCCGAGGACGGCGCCATCATGGTGCTCCGCAGCGAGGCGAGCGCCGACATGGATCTGACCGTGGCGCTCACCTGCGAGGAGCGCCCGGGCGACGATTGGTGAGCGCTACCAGTCTGTCGGGCGGTAGTCCTTGAGGAACCGGCCCCAGACGTGGGTGCCGGTGTTGTGGCCGTCGATCACCGGGTCGACGATCCGGGCGGCGCCGTCGACGATGTCGAGCGGTGGGTGGAAGCCGTGCTCGGCCCGCTTGCGCGCCGCCACGTCGGCCGGGTCCTCGTCGCTCACCCAGCCGGTGTCGACGCTGTTCATGTGGATGCCGTCACCCAGGTAGTCGGCGGCCGAGGTCCGGGTCATCATGTTCAAGGCGGCCTTGGCCATGTTGGTGTGCGGGTGACGGGTGGTCTTGAAGCGGCGGTAGAACTGGCCCTCCACCGCGCTCACGTTGACGATGTGCTTCTCGGCTCCCGGCGTCGCCGCCATCAGCGGCCGGAGCCGGGCGTTGAGCACGAACGGGGCGACGGCGTTGACGAGCTGGGTCTCGAGCAGCTCGACCGTCGACACCTCGTGGAGCAGCAGCCGCCAGGAGTTCCGGTCGCGGAGGTCGACCTGCTGGAGGTCCTGGTCGAGGTGGCCCTCGGGGAACAGGCGGCTGTCGTCCTCGCGGTCCTCGGGCAGCAGGATGGCCTGCGAGAGCTCGGCCGCCGCCAGGCCCAGCGCCGGCTCGGGGGCGGCGTCCACGATGTCGACGCCCCGCACGCCGTCGTGCCCGCCGAGCAGGGCCCGGGCCTCGGCCGGCATGTCGAGCGCTGACGCCTGCTCGCGCTCCATCATGTGGCGGTAGAAGGCAGGCGGCCGCCGCACCGTCTGGCAGGCGTTGTTGACGATCACGTCGAGCCGGTCGTGGGTGGAGACCAGGTGGCGGCACAGCTCCTCGACGCTCGGGGTGTGGCGCAGGTCGAGCCCGATGATCTCGAGCCGGTCCGCCCAGTCGGACGCATCGGCCTCGCCCGCGTAGCGGAGGGCGGCGTCGCGGGGGAACCGGGTGGTCACCACGAGCGTGGCCCCGGCGCGCAGGAGCTTGATCCCGGCCTGGTAGCCGATCTTGACCCGCCCCCCGGTGAGCAGGGCGACCCGGCCCCGGAGGTCGGCCGTCTCGGTCCGCTTGGCGAAGTTGAACGCCGCGCACGGCGGGCACAGCTGGTCGTAGAAGTGGTGGACTTCGGTGTAGCGCTGCTTGCACACGTAGCAGTGGTGCCGCTCGTCGGTGTCGGTCCGATCCCGGTCGGCGACGTGCTCGTCCTCGCCCGCCGCGACCAGGTCGGCGTCGAGCCCCTCGGGCGGGAAGACGTTGGGGGTGGTGAACACGGGCTTGGCCCGCAGCGACCGGATCCCGGTGCGGTCGAGCTCCTCGGCGTCGCGCCGCAGCTTGTCGGCCTTCTCCTGCCGGCGCCGGGCCTTGATCCGCTGCCGGCGCTGGTCGACGTCGGGCGAGAAGACGTCGCCGGCGGCGGCGAGGAGGCGCCGCCGCTCGTCGTCGTCGAGCAGCCCGAGCGGCTCCCGGTCCGCGACCAGGGCCTCGAGCACCGCCAGGGCGTCGCGGAGCCGGGCCGCGTCGATGGCGTCGGGGGCGGGCGTCACCGATCCAGGTTGGCAGCCGGACCCGTCCGTCAGAGAACGGCGACCATGAAGACCTCGTCGCGGGTGTCGTCGGGGGCGAGCCGCACGGCTCCAGGGTGCGTGCCGACGACGCGGTACCCGAAGCGCTCGTAGAACGGCTCCAGACCCTCGCCGCCCCGGACGCTCAGGTGGAGGTGCTCCAGGCCGAGGTCCCGACCGAGCCGGTGGAGACCCTCGACCAGAGCGCGGCCGCCCCCGGCGCCCTGGTGGTCGGGGTGGACCATCAGCCGCAGGACGGTCCGCCAGTGGGCGAAGAGGTCGACGCCCCGGGCCACGAGCAGGCCCATGCCCACCGCCTCACCGCTCCCGTCCCGCAGCACCCCGAGGGCGTCGCGCCCGGAGGCCACGTGCTGGAGGGCGGTGTCCAGGGTCGCCGCCACCTGGTCTACCGGCGCCGGCGCCGCGAAGCCGACGCTCCCGCCGGCGTTCGTCACCTCGACCCAGACCCGCAGGAGCTGGGCGCGGAGGTTGGGGTCGGCCGCCTGCGACGCTGGCACCACCGCGAAGGTGGGGCTCACCCGGGCGGGTCGCCGGCGAGGTGGCGCCGGGCGGCGTCGAGGGCGGCGGCTTCGGCCGGGTCGACGACCGTCGCCGCCAGCTTGGCCAACGTCGTCCGCCACCGCTGCCGCACGGCGTCGGCCGTGCGCCCGTCGGCGACGGCGTCGGGGCCCTCGATCCACGCCAGGTCGAGCTCCATCAGCGCCAGCTGGTGCTCGACCTCGGTGTGACGGGCGACGACCAGGGGCAGGCGGTCGGCCTTGGCCGCCGGGTACTCGGTGCCACCCACCAGGTCGTGGGGCTCCAGGTGGAACACGCCGGCCAGCAGGGCGACGGTGCGGGCGTCGGGGGAGCTGATGCCGACCTCCAGGTGCGAGACCGCCACCCGCGAGACGCCCAGCCGGTCGGCGAGCTGCTGCTGGGTCCACCCCCGCTGGGCGCGCAGCGAGGCGATGCGTCCGGCCAGCGTGGCCGACCCGGCGGGCGCGGGCGGCCAGATCGGTTCCCACGTCGGCACCCGACCAGGGTGCCACCTGGGCCGCCCCGATGTGCCAACCCAGTTGGCAGACAGGCCCGGGGCAATCGTCCAGACTCGGCCCCCATGACCAAGCGCGCGCTCATCACCGGCATCACCGGCCAGGACGGCTCCCACCTGGCCGAGCTCCTGCTCGACAAGGGCTACGAGGTGATCGGCATGGTCCGGCGCAGCTCGACGGTCAACTTCGAGCGGATCGCTCACATCCAGGACCGCATCACCTTCGTCCCCGGCGACCTCCTCGACGAGGTGTCGATGATCAGCATCCTCCAGGAGCACCAGCCCGAGGAGGTGTACAACCTCGCCGCCCAGTCGTTCGTCCAGACCAGCTTCGGCCAGCCCGTCCTGACCGGCGAGGTCACCGGCCTCGGCGTGACCCGCATCCTCGACGCCGTGCGCATCGCCGACCCGTCGATCCGGTTCTACCAGGCGTCCTCGTCGGAGATGTTCGGCAAGGTGGTCGAGGTCCCGCAGTCGGAGAGCACGCCGTTCTACCCCCGCTCCCCCTACGGCGTGGCCAAGCTCTACGGCCACTGGATCACGGTGAACTACCGCGAGTCCTACGACCTCCACGCCTCCAGCGGCATCCTCTTCAACCACGAGGGTCCCCGCCGCGGCCTGGAGTTCGTCACCCGCAAGATCAGCCACACCGCGGCCAAGATCAAGCTGGGCCTGGCCGACGAGCTGCGCCTGGGGAACCTCGACGCCCAGCGCGACTGGGGCTTCGCCGGGGACTACGTCGAGGCCATGTGGCTGATGCTCCAGCAGGACAGCCCCGACGACTACGTCGTGGCGACCGGCGAGACCCACCCGGTCCGGGAGTTCTGCGAGCTGGCCTTCGGCCACCTCGACCTCGACTGGGAGCAGTACGTCAAGGTCGACGAGCGCTTCTACCGCCCGGCCGAGGTCGACCTGCTCATCGGCACCCCGGCCAAGGCCAAGGAGAAGCTGGGCTGGGAGCCCAAGACCTCGTTCCCGGACCTGGTGACGATGATGGTCGACGCCGACATGGACCTCCTCAGCGGCAAGCTCGACAAGCTGTAGCCGGCTGAGGCACGGATCACCTCCGAGGCGATCCGTGCGTCAGCCCTGGTCGTAGACCGGTTCGTCCCACCAGGGGTACACGGCGGGCATGTCGGTCGAGGGCTTCATCGTCCACTCCGCCGGGCGCTTCTCCAGGAACGCCATGACGCCCTCGGTGGCGTCGGGCGCCCGGCCCAGCTCGTAGATCGCCTGCGAGTCGACCCGGTGCGCGGCCATGGGGTGGCCCTCGCCCAGCATCCGCCACAGCAGCGCCCGGCTGACGGCGGCCGACACCGGCGCCGTGCCCTGCGCCATCTCCTCGGCCAGCGCCCGGGCCACGGTCAGGACCTCGTCGGCGGGGTGGACGCTGCGCACCAGACCACCGGCGAGGGCCTCGTCGGCCCGGAACACCCGGGCGGTCAGCGTCCACTCCAGCGCCTGCTGGATGCCCACGGCCCGGGGCAGGAACCAGCTGGCCGCCCCGTCGGGGGCGATGCCGCGGCCGGCGAACACGAAGCCCACCTTGGCGTGGTCGGCCAGGATGCGGACGTCCATGGGCAGGGTCATGGAGATCCCGACCCCCACCGCCGAGCCGTTGATGGCGGCGATGACCGGCTTGGTCGAGCGGAAGATCCGCAGCACCAGCAGCCCGCCGCCGTCGCGGGGCGCGGCGCCGGAGTCCCGGGTCGAGACGCCCTGGGCCCCGGCGTCGAATGTCTCGCCGCCCATGCTCAGGTCGGCGCCGGCGCAGAAGGCCCGCCCCCGGCCGGTGACGATCACGACCCGGACGTCGTCGTCGGCGTCGGTGCGGTCGAAGGCCTCCAGCAGCTCGCCGAGCATGGTGGTGGTGAAGGCGTTGAGGTGGTCGGGGCGGTCGAGGGTGATGATCGCCGTCGACCCCTCCACCTCGTAGCTGATCTCGGTGAAGTCGGTCACCCGCCCAAACTAGACCGACCGGTCAAGAGAGGGCCACGGATAGTGCCTGGCACCATCCGTGACGGTCACCCCGGTTCGTCGAGGGTGAAGCTCAGGAGGCGGGGGTCGTCCTCGCCGTGCCAGCCGGGCGAGAACACCCGGTCGGACTGGAGCTCGACGATCTGGCCCGGACGGCCGGCCAGCTCGAGGGTCGCCCGGCCCCGGCTCTCGGTGAGGGTGACCGAGCCCGCCACCTTGCCCCCGGCCACGACCCGGACCCGCTGCACCTGGCCGGGGTCGAGGCCGATGGTCGCGACCGCGATCTCGTGGGGCCCGGGGCCGTCGAGGCGCACCAGCACCCGCGGCCCGGCCCACCGGTACGCGGTCCCGTCCTCGCGGGTCTCGCGGTGCGAGACGCCCTCGACCACGGTCCAGCCCGTCCGGAAGGACTCGACGGTCCGCACCGGCAGGTCCACCCGCTCGAGCCCGGCGGCCGTCGGGGACGCCACGAAGATGTTGATGTTGTCGGCCCGGGTCAGCTCCCAGAGCATGGGGCTCAGACCGTCGACGCTCTGCGGGACCAGCCCGTTCACCGGCCGGAGGAACGCCACGTAGGGCAGACCGGCCAGCTCCAGCATGTCGAGCAGCTGGGCCCGGGTGTAGGGCCGCTCGATGGTGTCGTAGGTCTGCATGATCTCGATGTTCTGCAGGTCCCACTCCGACCCCTTGGGCGGGGCGGCGGCCTCGATCACGGCCACGATCCCGTCGTCGGCCAGGTCGGCCAGGGTGTTGCGCAAGGCGGCGACCGGGTTGAAGAAGTGGTGCAGCGTCGACTCGAACAGGGCCAGTCGGGCCTTGCGGTCGAGGCCCAGCGGGGAGGCCTCGATGTCGTGCTCGCGCAGGTCGTAGGCGAACCCCTTCTCCACGTACGGCGGGTAGGGGTCGTTCTGCATGCGGGTCTCGGCCACCTCGAGCAGCTCGGCCGAGATGTCGAGGCCGATCACCTCGTGGCCCAGTCGGGCCAGCCACTGCACCGTCCAGCCCGGGCCGCAGCCGACGTCGATCACCACGTCCCCGGGCGCCAGGTCGGCGGTCTGGACGACGTCGAGGAACTGGAACACGTCGACCCAGAACGGGGCGTAGTCGGGCCCGCCGACGAAGGGCTTGATGAGGTGGTACCGCTCGGCGGTGGGCCCGCCCGACCGCACGATCTCCCGCAGGTAGGTGACGGCGCCCTGCTTCCAGTCGACGCCCTCGCGCAGATCGGCGTTGAGCTCGGCGAGGAGGTCCTCTTCGGTGCGGGCCATCGCCGGAGACTACCGACGGGCCGGGCCGCGCTCGATGCCGGGACGGTGCCGATATGGTCCGCCGGGTGATCTGCGTCCTGGCCGGCGGTGTCGGCGCCGCCCGGCTGCTGGCGGGCCTGGTGCGGGTCGTGCCGCCCGCCGAGATCACCGTCGTCGGCAACGTGGGCGACGACCTCGTCCTCCACGGGCTCCACATCTCGCCCGACCTCGACACGATCACCTACACCCTCGCCGACCAGGTCGACCCCGACCGGGGCTGGGGCCTCCGCGACGAGACGTGGCAGGCGATGGACATGGTCGGCCGGTACGGCGGGGTGGCCTGGTTCAACCTGGGCGACCGCGACCTCGGCACGCACCTCTACCGCACGCACCGCCTGTCCGAAGGGGCGACCCTCAGCGAGGTGACGGCCGAGGTCGTCGCCGCCTGGGAGCTCGGCTTCCGCCTGCTGCCCGTCACCGACGACCCCATCCGGACCCGGGTCACGGTGGTCGACCCCGACGCCGAGCGCGAGGTCGGGTTCCAGGAGTGGTTCGTGCAGCGCCGCCACGACGTCGCCGTGCGCGCCCTGCGGTTCGCCGGCGTCGAGGAGGCCAGCCCCGCCCCCGGGGTCCTCGAGGCGATCCTCGAGGCCGACGCCGTGGTCGTCGCCCCCTCGAACCCGCTGGTGTCCATCGGCCCGCTCCTGGCCGTCGCCGGCGTCGAGGACGCCGTCCGCTCCGTCCGGGACAAGGTGGTCGCCGTCTCCCCCATCGTCGCCGGGGCCGCCCTCAAGGGCCCGGCCGACCAGCTGATGACCGACCTGGGCCACGAGGCGACGGTCGTCGGGGTCGCCCGCCTCTACGCCGACCTGGCCGGCACCCTCGTGATCGACGAGGCCGACGCCGCCCTCGTCGGCGCCGTCGAGGCCGAGGGGATGCGCGCCCTCGCCACCCCGACGGTCATGTCGACCCCGGACGTGGCGGCCGAGCTCGGGCGGACGCTCCTCGGTGCCGTGGACGTGGCGCCGTGAGCTCGCCCCGCCGGCTCGAGGTGTGGGGCGTGACCGGCATCGGCGAGGTCACCCGGGCCGCGGACCTGGCCGGGATGATCGCCGACGCCGTCGCCGGCCAGGGCGACGAGCTGCGCGACCGCGACGTCGTCGTCGTCACCCAGAAGGTCGTGTCCAAGGCCGAGGGCAAGATGGTCGAGGTCGACGTCTCCGACCCCCGAGCCCACCGGGCGGTCGTCGAGGCCGAGTCGGTGC encodes the following:
- a CDS encoding GNAT family N-acetyltransferase, which encodes MSPTFAVVPASQAADPNLRAQLLRVWVEVTNAGGSVGFAAPAPVDQVAATLDTALQHVASGRDALGVLRDGSGEAVGMGLLVARGVDLFAHWRTVLRLMVHPDHQGAGGGRALVEGLHRLGRDLGLEHLHLSVRGGEGLEPFYERFGYRVVGTHPGAVRLAPDDTRDEVFMVAVL
- a CDS encoding helix-turn-helix domain-containing protein, whose translation is MPTWEPIWPPAPAGSATLAGRIASLRAQRGWTQQQLADRLGVSRVAVSHLEVGISSPDARTVALLAGVFHLEPHDLVGGTEYPAAKADRLPLVVARHTEVEHQLALMELDLAWIEGPDAVADGRTADAVRQRWRTTLAKLAATVVDPAEAAALDAARRHLAGDPPG
- the gmd gene encoding GDP-mannose 4,6-dehydratase, with the protein product MTKRALITGITGQDGSHLAELLLDKGYEVIGMVRRSSTVNFERIAHIQDRITFVPGDLLDEVSMISILQEHQPEEVYNLAAQSFVQTSFGQPVLTGEVTGLGVTRILDAVRIADPSIRFYQASSSEMFGKVVEVPQSESTPFYPRSPYGVAKLYGHWITVNYRESYDLHASSGILFNHEGPRRGLEFVTRKISHTAAKIKLGLADELRLGNLDAQRDWGFAGDYVEAMWLMLQQDSPDDYVVATGETHPVREFCELAFGHLDLDWEQYVKVDERFYRPAEVDLLIGTPAKAKEKLGWEPKTSFPDLVTMMVDADMDLLSGKLDKL
- a CDS encoding crotonase/enoyl-CoA hydratase family protein; its protein translation is MTDFTEISYEVEGSTAIITLDRPDHLNAFTTTMLGELLEAFDRTDADDDVRVVIVTGRGRAFCAGADLSMGGETFDAGAQGVSTRDSGAAPRDGGGLLVLRIFRSTKPVIAAINGSAVGVGISMTLPMDVRILADHAKVGFVFAGRGIAPDGAASWFLPRAVGIQQALEWTLTARVFRADEALAGGLVRSVHPADEVLTVARALAEEMAQGTAPVSAAVSRALLWRMLGEGHPMAAHRVDSQAIYELGRAPDATEGVMAFLEKRPAEWTMKPSTDMPAVYPWWDEPVYDQG
- a CDS encoding class I SAM-dependent methyltransferase, with translation MARTEEDLLAELNADLREGVDWKQGAVTYLREIVRSGGPTAERYHLIKPFVGGPDYAPFWVDVFQFLDVVQTADLAPGDVVIDVGCGPGWTVQWLARLGHEVIGLDISAELLEVAETRMQNDPYPPYVEKGFAYDLREHDIEASPLGLDRKARLALFESTLHHFFNPVAALRNTLADLADDGIVAVIEAAAPPKGSEWDLQNIEIMQTYDTIERPYTRAQLLDMLELAGLPYVAFLRPVNGLVPQSVDGLSPMLWELTRADNINIFVASPTAAGLERVDLPVRTVESFRTGWTVVEGVSHRETREDGTAYRWAGPRVLVRLDGPGPHEIAVATIGLDPGQVQRVRVVAGGKVAGSVTLTESRGRATLELAGRPGQIVELQSDRVFSPGWHGEDDPRLLSFTLDEPG
- the cofD gene encoding 2-phospho-L-lactate transferase; this translates as MVRRVICVLAGGVGAARLLAGLVRVVPPAEITVVGNVGDDLVLHGLHISPDLDTITYTLADQVDPDRGWGLRDETWQAMDMVGRYGGVAWFNLGDRDLGTHLYRTHRLSEGATLSEVTAEVVAAWELGFRLLPVTDDPIRTRVTVVDPDAEREVGFQEWFVQRRHDVAVRALRFAGVEEASPAPGVLEAILEADAVVVAPSNPLVSIGPLLAVAGVEDAVRSVRDKVVAVSPIVAGAALKGPADQLMTDLGHEATVVGVARLYADLAGTLVIDEADAALVGAVEAEGMRALATPTVMSTPDVAAELGRTLLGAVDVAP